In Mucilaginibacter sp. KACC 22063, the genomic stretch CTAACTTTTAAAGTGAATGATGACAGCCCTGATTTTCGAATTGTTATGCACTCAAGAAATGGCTTGCTGCCGGCAGTACGTTTCCATCTTGAAGATACCCATTTAGGTAAGGATACGGTTTTAAGCCACGAAGAGGTAGAAGAAAACAGAACTAAGAACGAAGGTTTTCTGTCATTGGATTATGTGTTTGAGCAAAATTTTAAAAAAGGAATTCAACAGCATGATCCTGCATTTTACGAAAAAATAAAGGACATGAACATGGAGGCTTTCGTGAGCCATGTAATGAATGAACGGGAAAAAGCCGATCCCTTTGAACTGTTAAAAGCAGAATACGACGAGGCCGAACGCTCCATCAAACGGCACCAGTCTGTATACTGGAAAGAGATGCTGGCTATTTTAAGTTTTGCCATGAACTATCCGGCAAAGTATTTCTCGGCAGAAGACATGCTGCGCCTACAAAACACGCTGATGCCTTTAATTTCTGTTGTGATTGCCTTTGTGCCCCAAAGCTCGGCCGAAACATTAATGGCTATGCACAATGCTGGTAAACTAACCATGATAGCTGTTGGTGATGACAGCGAAGTAAAGCCTGATGATAAGGGCGGCGTGATATACAGTTATACAGATGAGCATGGCGGGTCGCATGTAAATCACTATGAAACTTTTGTTGACTGCATTGGCCAGCGGCACCTGGCATACGAGGATATTCCTTTCAAAAGCTTGATTAATGAAGGTACTGTTAGCAGGGCAAGGCTGCGCTTTAAAAGTGCTGAGGCAGGTAAAGAATTGCTTGAAAAAGATGGACAACCGGTTACCAAAGATAGCAAGGGTAATTATTATCTTACCGTGCCCGGTGTTGCAATAAACGACTACTTCCAGGCGGTTGATGATTATAATGCTTATAACGAGCGCCTTTATTTCATGGCCGTACCATTTATCGGTGGCTTTAATCCAGATTACTCGGGGCTTGACTTTGGTGAAGCTTCATCACTGGCAATTGTGAAAAGGCTATTAAATTTGCCTGAATAATGGAGGATTATAAACTATTCATGGTTTTGCTGGGTTCAAAGGCACCTGCCCGTAATGTGGAGCAGCACGACTATTTTTTTGGTATTGCCACATCGATAAAAGAACTTGTGCCTGCCATGAAAGCTTTTTGGCCCGAGGCTGGCAATAGTTTGCATATAGATGGCTGGCGCGAAGTAACAAGCGTTGAGGGCTATGCTGTAAAAGTGGTGCCCAAATCAGGGGGAGTGGGAGCAACAGGGCAAAGATTGTTTTTTATTAACCTTGGCGGATATCAGTCTGGAAAGCTTGAAGAGCAGCATTATAATTTGCTTACCGTACAAGACGATCGCAAAAAAGCCATGTCTGTATCAAAACATACATCCTTTTTTAAGCAAAGCACCATAGCAAAGTTAAAAGGGGCTACTGCACATGTCGACGAAAAGTATGGGGTTGACGTCGATGACATCTACCGCATTGAAGATGTCCTTTCTCCCGAACAGAAAGCCGCCTGGCATATCCAGCTTACGTTGCAGCCAGATTTGCCAGACGACGAAATCATACTCGGTTATTTTAAGCTGGATAAGCTTTAAAGCATTGCAACCCTGCTTATTTCAAAGGCAGCGTAAACCAAAAATTACTTCCCTTGCCTAATTCGCTCTCCACGCCAATTTTACCTTCGTGGCGGTGGATAATTTCTGCCGAAAGATACAAGCCAATGCCAAATCCTGATATATGTTTTGCATGCTGGTTTTCTACCCTGTAATAGCGTTCAAATAATTTTTGCTGGTCTTCGGACTTTATCCCCATCCCTTCATCTTTTACTGATACTTTGGCCTCATGGTCTGTAACGCTGCAACTGAGGTGTATTAGCTGCCCCTTTTGCGAATATTTAATAGCGTTACTGACCAGGTTAGTAATTACAGAGCCAATTTTATCCATATCGGCATGAACAGGAATGTTTTCACAAGGCGTAAACTGAATATTATGTGATCCTGACATCAGATTTGCTTCTTCGATAACGCTTGTGATCAGATCATTTAAAAAGAAATCCTGTTTTTCTAATTGTATCTTTCCGGATTCAAGCCTTGAAACGTTAAGGAAACCATTGATCATGGTGCTCATCCTTTTTGCCTGCTGATTAGCTTTGCTCAGTGCATCTGTAGTAAAACCGTCTTGTTGCTTTCTGGCTTTAGACAGTAATACTTGCAAATAAGCAGTTAAGGATGTTAATGGCGTTTTAAGCTCATGGCTTACCATGCCAATAAAATCGTTTTTCCTGATCTCGTCAAGCTTTTGTTCGGTAATATCAAGTACGCTACCTACAAAGCGTACCGGTTTATCGTTATCGTCAAAATAAGCCTTGCCTTTTGCCCTTAACCAGCGTAGCTTTCCATCATCCATGCCAACGGTACGGTATTCCACATCGTAATCGCCATTGCTGAGGGCTTTGTTATATACATTATCTATAACCTTTAATATGCGCTCGCGGTCTTCGGGATGCAGTCCGTTGATGAAATCCTTTTCATAGGTTACTTCATCATTATGGCTTACGCCAAACAGGGTACGGCAACGTTTATCCCAAAATAATGTTCCTTTTTCAAGGTCCATATCAAAGCTACCCAGTTCAGCGGCATTAAACGCAAGTTTTAAAGAGTCCTGCGCCTGCTCTAATGCCTTGCGCGACTTTACTTGCGGTGTAACATCAATTGCTACAACCATTATTGCATCGGTATTACCCCGGCTATCAAATAACGGCTGATAAACAAAGTTAAAGAAGTACTCTTCCAGGGTTCCGGCATGCTCTAATAAAGCTTTTGACTCGTCTCCCCTGTAAGCCACGCCGGATGTATAAACATCATCAAGCAGTTTAAGGTAGGCCTGCCCCCTGAGTTCGGGCAGGGCATCGGCCAGGTTTTTACCTATAATGTCAGCAGATTTACCCCAAAGTTTTAAAATAGAAGTATTGGCTGCTTCGATAATCAGTTCGCGCGTACGTAATACACCTATAGCAACAGGGGCATCCTGTATCAGCGAACGGAAACGCGATTCGCTTGCGGCTAATTCGCTTACATAGTTTTCGAGCCGGTTTTGTGCAAGGTATAATTCTTCGTTGGTGGTTTGCAGCTCTTCGTTAGCAGAAGCAAGTTCTTCATTTGTTGCACTGATTTCTTCATTCAGCGACTGCTGCATGTCGTAGCTTTCCTGCAAAAGCTGCCGCGAACGAACCATGTCTGTAATATCGGCTGCGGCTACAATAATGCCGCTTACGTTGCCTTTTTCGTCCTTCAGCGGATCGTAATAAAAGCTAATGTACCGGGTAAGGCGGCCTTCTTCCGTATCAAGATAAAATACTTCCTCCTCCTGTCCGTAAGGTACGCCGGTATCATAAACCTGTTTTAACAGTGCCGGGAAAGGTTGGTCAACGAGCTCTGGTAAAATAGCTAACAGTTTATGGCCAAGAATGCTATCAAGGTTTTTGTTCCACAGCGCTGCTAATTGTTCATTAGCAACCTCTACCACATATTCATTGCCCCTTAAAATCATTAAGGGATAATGAGAAGCCATTACCAGTTCGCGCAGGTTACGCTCGCTTGCTTCTGATTGCTTGCGGGATTCTACCAGTTGTGTTACTTCGTAAACAAAAGCCATTATACCCTCGGTACTGCCATCAGCAGCAAACCGGGGTTGATAATAAAAATTAAAGTAGCGGTCTACAACTGCTGTGCCTTCTGCCGTGGCAATAGGAGCATGTATTTCCTTGCCTTCATAAGCCTGGCCGGTATGGTAAACATGTCGTAGGATCTCACCAACAGGCTGGTCTTTAATCTCGGGCATGGCTTCAAATATCGGTCGTCCAAGCAATTGCCTGTCTGGCAGCAGCTCCTGGTATGGCTTGTTTACCAGTTCAAACACCAGGTCTGGGCCGGTTAAAATACAAATACCTGCGGGCGCCTGCATAAAAAAGCGTTTCAGTTTATCGCGTTCTTCTGCAAGTTGAAATGTGCGTTCCTGCACACGGTCTTCCAACTCGGTGTTTAATTTATGCAGATGCTCCTGTGTAAGCTGCAACTCTTCGTTTACTGCTGCCAATTCTTCATTTGCAGCTGCAAGTTCCTCATTAATGGCCAGCTCGTTCTGATAAGCTTCGCTTGTTTGATAGGCCAACGCATTGTTTAGTATGGTGCCTACATGCATACCAACGGCTTGCAAAAAGTTACTGTATTCATTGTCCAGCCTTTTGCGTGCCGAAATGCCAAATAATAAATAACCCTTAAGCCTGGCCTCGCCGGTTGCAATAGGTACAATTAAAGCTTCTTTTACAGGCTCGGGCCAGTATTGGTGTGTCGGCTCCTGGAAAATAGATTGTATATCATTAATGTAACCATCGTGCAGATTGATAAGGGCACTGATGTTCAGGTCATGGGCGGCTAAGAAGTTTTTAGCTGATAGCCCTGATGAGGCCGATAAAACATATTTATACTCTTGTGGCGAAATGTAAAGCGCAAAAAAAGGAATATCAACCTTTGCGTTTTCAAGTATACCTTTGATTACCGCAGTGGCTTGTGATTGATCATGTGAAACATACTTATTAGCCATTAACTGGTTAATGACCTTTGTGCGTCGCTCATGGATTACCTTGAACGTAGTTTCTATAACGGCGTTAAATATACCGCCGGTTGAACCATCCTTAGCTTTTACAGGTGATAATGTATAGTCAAAGAAGCATTCTTCTGTATAACCATACCTGTACATGTATAATGGCGCATCCGGGCGACGATACGATTTACCTTCTGAAAGCACTGATTCAAATTCGTCCTTAATTCCCTCCCATATCTCCGGCCATACCACAGCACCGGGTTTGCCTAATCCCCAGGGATGCTTGTCGCCAGGTATACTGCTCCAGGAATCATTGTATATCAAACTGAAATCTTTGCCCCAGTAAACTGCAATCGGAAATCCCGAGTTAAGAATAATGCTCACAGCAGAAGTAAGGCTATCCGGCCATGTATCCGGTGTGCCAAAGCTGGTTTTTGACCAATCTGTGTTACGGATCAGCTCCCCCAACTGTCCGCCACCTTCCAAAAAGGGATATAAATTAGGCACCGTAAAAATAGTCGATATAATAGGTAAGTTAATTAAACGCAAATAAACAACTTTGAGTAAATACTTTATGCATTCACTTAAGTTGTAAACAATATATTTTGTTAAAGATTTAAAAACAGTTTTGTTTGGTTTACCGGCGACTTCTTTTCAATTTTTTTAAAAAACAAGCGGCGCTGCCAGTATTATCAGCAGCGCCGCACAATTAAATACCGTTATTTTCTATTTTTTAAAATAGTGCCCTGCTTCCAGATCGGCCATTAGTGAGGGCCCTTTAGGTTCCCAGTTTAAAGCAGCCCGCGTTTTTTCGCTTGATGAGGGGCAGTTAAAACTTGCATAGTGTAAAAACCAGCCGAAATGTGCTGCAGCCTCTTCGCCGCTCTTACTTTCAACAGGTAATTGCAGGCCTTTGCCTATGGCTTCTGCAATTTCGCGGAATGGTATTCCCTCTTCTGCCACAGGATGGAACACTTTTAATTCAGGGCGTTTTTCGATAATTAGCCGGTATAAAGTTGCTGCATCTGAACGGTGGACAGCAGGCCAGCGGTTACTGCCATCGCCAACATATGCCGCCATACCTTTTTCCTTGTCCATGTTAATTACCATTGGAATAAACCCGTGGTCGCCTTTATCGTGTGTAGTTGGTGGTAAGCGCACAATGTAAGCATCAACGCCTTGCGCTGCTGCGGCACGGGCCGCCTCTTCTGATGCTGCACGTGGCATCACTTCAGAACTTTGGGGTAGTTCATCTTCAGTAACGATATGGTCTGATCTTAGCAAGCCAACTCCTGACGTTACTACTAAAGGTTTTTCAGTACCCCTTAGCGCTTCACCCAGTGTCGCGATTACCTTACGGTCGGTTTCGCAGTTGTCTTTAAATTTCGAAAAATCGTGGTTAAAAGCGGTGTGAATTACGGCATCACACTGCATTGCCCCCTGTTTAATGCTCTCAAGGTCGTAAATATCGCCATGGTGAACATCTGCTCCGGCGGCTTTTACTTTTTCAACAGAACTTTCAGACCGTGCAAGGCCTAACACCTGGTGCCCTGCTTTAATTAAATCATCTACAATGGCCGAGCCTACAAATCCCGAGGCTCCTGTTACAAATACACGCATAGGTTCATTTATTTATTGTAACACAAAATTGCAGCAGCGCCATTTACTAAACATGGTCAAATGACCATAATTCTATTTTGTGGCAAGCAGCTGTGCATGGCGGATACGGGTAAGTGTTTTTAAGGAGATACCCAGGTAGGCGGCTATCATTTTTAAAGGCAACCTGGAAAGCATGCCGGGATGCTGCTTTATAAAGTCCTCATATTTTTCTTCGGGCGTGGCACTAAGCGCAGTAAGCAACCGCTGGCGGCTGTTATAGATGTTTCGGGATATGATCTTTTCCGACAGTGATTTTAGCTTAGGGCTTTCGATGAGCAGAGTATTAAAATCATTTTTTGTCCACTGTAAAACCTCAGTTGGTTCTACCGCGCAAATACTGTAACGCGCAGGCGATAGGTTATCGTAACTTTCTGCATCCAGTGTCCAGGTTAGCTCCGGCGAGAATTGCAGGATGTGTTCGCTACCATCGGGCGCTGTTCCGAAATTGCGGAGCATCCCTTTTAAAACAAATGTTTTATGTCGGCATATTTCGCCTTCGCGCAGTAAAAATTCATTTTTACGAAGTTTCCTTTCCTTAGCCAAAGCGCTGATACGCGCAACTTCGGCATCAGACAGATCTGTTAAGGATTTTAAATAGTTCTCAAACTCCGGAAACGCCATTATCAAATGTAAACAACAGATTTTCCCGAAGCAAGAGTTGGGCGTATTATCCTAATCTACTTTACAGGGGCATCAATAACAGGCTTGTTCACCGTGCTGATACTTTTTTGTATGGTGTCATTCAGCTGATCCATGATCAAAATACTGTTAACGCCTTTTTTAAGCCAGCAACCCGGAAGATACAGCGTTTGCTGCGGCCCAGCATTCCAGTACCTGCCTAAATTGATGCCATTCACAAAGATGATTCCCTTACCCCAATCTTTCGTATCTATAAAGGTGTCACCTGTTTTGCTTAAAGTAAATGATCCTTTATAAAGTGCAGGTGCGCTTTTTACAGCATGTGATGCTGTATTCAATGCAGGTACTGTACTCATTGGCAATTTATACATTTGCCAGTTGCCGGTTATTTTTTGCCCGTCAATTTTTACATCGCCGGTGATACCTTTCAGGTTATGCACAATCTCGGCGCCATAATTAATGCGGCCCATGTTTTCAACTAATAGGTCGAGTGTGCTATTGGCTGGTATATCAATTTTGCAGGTATACACATTGCTTTGCCTGTTTAATTCGCCCACCCGTTTGCCATTGATATAAACTGTTGCATAATCCCTTATGCCCGGTATTTGCAGCTCGCCGCTGATGGCTTTGTTAAATTTGCGGCTGTAAAGCACATAGCCATGCCCCTGGTTAAGGTCTTCAAAAGTGCGAGGGGTATCGCTTACAACTGGCTTCTGTTTCTTAGCCCAATCCAGCAAATTAGCCGAAGTAGTAAGCTTAATGTTTTTTATTTCGATTACCGGTGGGGCCGCAGGGATGGCCGGAACAGGATAATCAACATGGTTTTTGATCAGATTGCGTATAGCAATATATTTTGGCGTAGCCCATCCTGCTTCGCTAACAGGGGCGTCGTAATCGTAGCTGGTAATATCAGGCTGTATATTGTGCTCTTTGTTGTAGTTTGCGCCACTGGTAAAACCAAAGTTGGTACCACCATGTGCCATGTAGATATTAAACGATACCGTATCTTTTAAAAAACTTTCAAGGTCTTTAATGACATTTTCCGTTGGTACTTTCTCAAACTTTTCGCCCCAATGATCTAACCAGCCGGGATAATATTCGGCTACCATATAAGGACCCTTGCCGCCGTTAAATTGCTTAACCAGTTTTTTAAGATTAGCAGTATTGGTTTCCCCGTTGGCGGTAGGTAATGCCCCTGCTATGGTACCACCGGCAAACAGCCAGTCGCCATCTGAAGTAAACAGCGGAACATCCACACCTGCTTTCAAAAGCATATCCTTTATAGCAGTGCTGTAAGCTTTATGATCTTCGAGCGGAATATCCTTACGCTGATCTACATAAGAGCCGAATTCGTTTTCGGCCTGTATCATAATAATAGGGCCGCCGTGGGTGATCTGCAGATCTTTAACCTGCCCTAAAAGATGATTGATGTACGTACGGCAGGAATCTAAAAAGTTTTTGTTCTTACTTCTGATCACCAGGTTATGATCTTTTTGCAGCCACCAAGGGTAGCCGCCAAACTCCCATTCGGCACAGGCATAAGGACCGGGACGTAGAATTACCATCAGGCCTTCCTGCTGTGCGGTTTTAATAAACTCTCGGATGTTGCGGTTGCCTGTTTTGAAATCCCAAACGCCTGGTGCAATTTCATGATGGTTCCAGAAAACGTAAGTAGCAACAGCATTTAAGCCCATTGCTTTAAGCATTTTTAAGCGGTGACGCCAGTAGGGCTGCGGTATACGGGCAAAGTGCATTTCGCCCGAGTGTATCTGTACAGGCTTTCCGTTTAAAACGAAACTGCCATTGTCTATTGTAAAAGTGTTTTTAACCTGGCTATAGCTGTTAGCACTTGCCATGATGCCAAGCATCAGTATTAAAAGAAGCTTTCTCATTGTTGCTATAAACATACACATTTTACGCGCCGGTCTTTAATTTACCTTGTCGCTAAGATTTACGGTTTTGTATATTTTCTGTTGGGCTTAGTCTATTGCGTTTTTATGGCCCGGCTATTGTTTGTTCCTTTAAAGTGTAAACAAATAAGGGTATGAAGAAACTACTGTTAACATTTATGGCTTTTACCGCATTGCTGGTAGGCATTGTGTTTGAAATATTGTTCGGAAGTAAAATAAACAAGTAAACGCTATTTTATTTCCTGCATCACTACATGCTTTATATTTTTTCTGTTGTAGGTATAAGTGATGTGTATCAGCCCGTCTTTGGTTTGAATAATTGCCGGGTAACTGTATTCCTCTTTGTCGCCGTTTTCAAGTACGGCAATGTCTTTCCAGGTTTCGCCGTCGGTTGAGCAAGCCACTCTTAATTTGCCCCTGCCATTATACCAATCTTTACCAGGTACGTCCGGGTTGTAAACAATCAATTGCTTGCCGCTTTTTAAGGTTACAGCATCGGTGCCTGAGTTTGGGTTTAAGAGGCTCGTCGCAGAAATTTTGCTCCAGGTTTTGCCATCATCATCCGACCAGCATTGCGCCACCGCGCCTTGTTTGCTGCGCATCAGCAACTGCAATTTATGGTCAGGGTATTTTAAAATGCTTGGCTGTATCACATCGAACGCTTTGGCGGTATCTAAGGGGATTATCGACCATGTTCTGCCATCGTCGGTTGATTTCTCCAAATGGGCTTTCCACCTGCCGTTAGCTTCTTCCACACTTGATGGTGAAAGGATAAGATTTTTACTTATTTGCACAGGCTTATTTTTGATAGGGCCTAAAATGCCTTTGGATAGTTTAACAGCTGCCGACCATGTAACGCCATTATCATTTGATGTTTTGTACATCCCCCACCACTCGCGCGGGTTGGGGCCTACTTTATAAAACAAAAACAGTTTGCCTTTAGGGTCTTTAAAAAGTACAGGGTTCCAGGCAGGGTAGCGTAAGGTGTCGCTCACCATACCATCGGCAACAATATGCGGTTCGGGGTTTTTAATACCAAGATCAGTAAGCCAGATGGAAACATCTTTTTTGCCTTCTTGCGAACCGCCAAAGCAAGCCATTAATAACCTGCCCGATTGTGTTTCAATAATAGTTGAAGCATGGCAATTATTAAAAGGTGGGTTGTTAAAAACAAGCTCTGACTTTAAAATTTTAAACTCGTCCTGTGCCATCACTAATTTGAAAGTGGCAAATAGAAGCAATGTTATAGCAAGCGCTTTTTTAGATAGCATTTCGTTGTCGCGGTAAATACAGCGCAATATAGCTTGCTACACACTTAATCAGGTTGTATTAATAAAATTTAATGTTTACGGGGTAAAAGCTATTCGTCGGCTGGCTCCCACAATTCAATGATATTGCCTTCCGGATCCATTATGTGGACAAACTTTCCATAATCATAAGCAGCTATTTCATCTACTACGGTTACGTTTTCTTTCTTCAGATCTTCTACCAATGCTTCAATATTTTCCACACGGTAATTGATCATGAAAGGTTTTTCAGACGGGGCGAAATGATTTGAATCGTGCGAAAAGGTAGACCATGTTGTGGAGCCTTTTTTTGAGCTGTCTTCAGCATCTACCCATTCAAAAGTTGCACCGTAATCGCTGGTTGGTAAGCCGAGGTTTTTAGCATACCAATCGTTCATGGCCTTTGGGTTTGCGCATTTAAAAAATACACCGCCAATTCCTGTTACTTTTTTCATATGATTTATCGTGTTTAAGTTTAATTGTTTGATGTTGAAACCTGTGCGTTTCTTTTGAGCAGCAGTGCGCAAAGCAGCGACATGGTTATACCTACCGGAAGTATCTCGGCATAGGTTGCCATAGCGTTGTAAAGGGGATTTTTATATTGCTGCATATAAGCCTGCATGTCGGCCATTTGCTTGTTTAGCTCTGCCGCGCTAACACCTTTGGCTATCAGTTGCGCACGCATGGCAGCCATGTACTTTTCGCCAAAGTCAGGAAGGAAATAATAGAAATTAATCATCCAACCCACAGTGTATACCGTTGAGGCAATAATGGTGATCAGCAATGCGATTTGCAGGGCTTTCCCAAAGCTGATGCTTCCGTTGCCAAACTGGTCGCGATAGTTTTTTACCCCAATAAATATCAGCGAAAATGCGACCACCATGGAGGCATACCCAAACCATACACGTGCGTTAAGCGAGACATCTTTGCCAAGAAAATGATCGCCGTAAATGCTCCATAAACTACTGATCAGCCCGGCGGT encodes the following:
- a CDS encoding FAD/NAD(P)-binding protein, whose amino-acid sequence is MKLYNPKNNQHLRVAIIGGGPSGMFMYKRLIENGDHHLVIDIYEKSGSLGSGMPYSHAGAADEHITNVSGNEIPDMVTSVSEWINTVPKDTLDKYNIDPAKFNDYKVLPRLLFGQYLNAQFKLLLELGKAKGINTEVFYNSAVADIKDDREKEEIWVIPAQGEKAAYDRVIICTGHLWPKRYEEQVTGWFDSPYPPQKIAIKANHAVAVRGSSLTAIDAIRTLGRHNGVFEKNSDGVLTFKVNDDSPDFRIVMHSRNGLLPAVRFHLEDTHLGKDTVLSHEEVEENRTKNEGFLSLDYVFEQNFKKGIQQHDPAFYEKIKDMNMEAFVSHVMNEREKADPFELLKAEYDEAERSIKRHQSVYWKEMLAILSFAMNYPAKYFSAEDMLRLQNTLMPLISVVIAFVPQSSAETLMAMHNAGKLTMIAVGDDSEVKPDDKGGVIYSYTDEHGGSHVNHYETFVDCIGQRHLAYEDIPFKSLINEGTVSRARLRFKSAEAGKELLEKDGQPVTKDSKGNYYLTVPGVAINDYFQAVDDYNAYNERLYFMAVPFIGGFNPDYSGLDFGEASSLAIVKRLLNLPE
- a CDS encoding DUF1543 domain-containing protein, giving the protein MEDYKLFMVLLGSKAPARNVEQHDYFFGIATSIKELVPAMKAFWPEAGNSLHIDGWREVTSVEGYAVKVVPKSGGVGATGQRLFFINLGGYQSGKLEEQHYNLLTVQDDRKKAMSVSKHTSFFKQSTIAKLKGATAHVDEKYGVDVDDIYRIEDVLSPEQKAAWHIQLTLQPDLPDDEIILGYFKLDKL
- a CDS encoding PAS domain-containing protein codes for the protein MPNLYPFLEGGGQLGELIRNTDWSKTSFGTPDTWPDSLTSAVSIILNSGFPIAVYWGKDFSLIYNDSWSSIPGDKHPWGLGKPGAVVWPEIWEGIKDEFESVLSEGKSYRRPDAPLYMYRYGYTEECFFDYTLSPVKAKDGSTGGIFNAVIETTFKVIHERRTKVINQLMANKYVSHDQSQATAVIKGILENAKVDIPFFALYISPQEYKYVLSASSGLSAKNFLAAHDLNISALINLHDGYINDIQSIFQEPTHQYWPEPVKEALIVPIATGEARLKGYLLFGISARKRLDNEYSNFLQAVGMHVGTILNNALAYQTSEAYQNELAINEELAAANEELAAVNEELQLTQEHLHKLNTELEDRVQERTFQLAEERDKLKRFFMQAPAGICILTGPDLVFELVNKPYQELLPDRQLLGRPIFEAMPEIKDQPVGEILRHVYHTGQAYEGKEIHAPIATAEGTAVVDRYFNFYYQPRFAADGSTEGIMAFVYEVTQLVESRKQSEASERNLRELVMASHYPLMILRGNEYVVEVANEQLAALWNKNLDSILGHKLLAILPELVDQPFPALLKQVYDTGVPYGQEEEVFYLDTEEGRLTRYISFYYDPLKDEKGNVSGIIVAAADITDMVRSRQLLQESYDMQQSLNEEISATNEELASANEELQTTNEELYLAQNRLENYVSELAASESRFRSLIQDAPVAIGVLRTRELIIEAANTSILKLWGKSADIIGKNLADALPELRGQAYLKLLDDVYTSGVAYRGDESKALLEHAGTLEEYFFNFVYQPLFDSRGNTDAIMVVAIDVTPQVKSRKALEQAQDSLKLAFNAAELGSFDMDLEKGTLFWDKRCRTLFGVSHNDEVTYEKDFINGLHPEDRERILKVIDNVYNKALSNGDYDVEYRTVGMDDGKLRWLRAKGKAYFDDNDKPVRFVGSVLDITEQKLDEIRKNDFIGMVSHELKTPLTSLTAYLQVLLSKARKQQDGFTTDALSKANQQAKRMSTMINGFLNVSRLESGKIQLEKQDFFLNDLITSVIEEANLMSGSHNIQFTPCENIPVHADMDKIGSVITNLVSNAIKYSQKGQLIHLSCSVTDHEAKVSVKDEGMGIKSEDQQKLFERYYRVENQHAKHISGFGIGLYLSAEIIHRHEGKIGVESELGKGSNFWFTLPLK
- a CDS encoding SDR family oxidoreductase — translated: MRVFVTGASGFVGSAIVDDLIKAGHQVLGLARSESSVEKVKAAGADVHHGDIYDLESIKQGAMQCDAVIHTAFNHDFSKFKDNCETDRKVIATLGEALRGTEKPLVVTSGVGLLRSDHIVTEDELPQSSEVMPRAASEEAARAAAAQGVDAYIVRLPPTTHDKGDHGFIPMVINMDKEKGMAAYVGDGSNRWPAVHRSDAATLYRLIIEKRPELKVFHPVAEEGIPFREIAEAIGKGLQLPVESKSGEEAAAHFGWFLHYASFNCPSSSEKTRAALNWEPKGPSLMADLEAGHYFKK
- a CDS encoding Crp/Fnr family transcriptional regulator; amino-acid sequence: MAFPEFENYLKSLTDLSDAEVARISALAKERKLRKNEFLLREGEICRHKTFVLKGMLRNFGTAPDGSEHILQFSPELTWTLDAESYDNLSPARYSICAVEPTEVLQWTKNDFNTLLIESPKLKSLSEKIISRNIYNSRQRLLTALSATPEEKYEDFIKQHPGMLSRLPLKMIAAYLGISLKTLTRIRHAQLLATK
- a CDS encoding glycoside hydrolase family 35 protein; translated protein: MRKLLLILMLGIMASANSYSQVKNTFTIDNGSFVLNGKPVQIHSGEMHFARIPQPYWRHRLKMLKAMGLNAVATYVFWNHHEIAPGVWDFKTGNRNIREFIKTAQQEGLMVILRPGPYACAEWEFGGYPWWLQKDHNLVIRSKNKNFLDSCRTYINHLLGQVKDLQITHGGPIIMIQAENEFGSYVDQRKDIPLEDHKAYSTAIKDMLLKAGVDVPLFTSDGDWLFAGGTIAGALPTANGETNTANLKKLVKQFNGGKGPYMVAEYYPGWLDHWGEKFEKVPTENVIKDLESFLKDTVSFNIYMAHGGTNFGFTSGANYNKEHNIQPDITSYDYDAPVSEAGWATPKYIAIRNLIKNHVDYPVPAIPAAPPVIEIKNIKLTTSANLLDWAKKQKPVVSDTPRTFEDLNQGHGYVLYSRKFNKAISGELQIPGIRDYATVYINGKRVGELNRQSNVYTCKIDIPANSTLDLLVENMGRINYGAEIVHNLKGITGDVKIDGQKITGNWQMYKLPMSTVPALNTASHAVKSAPALYKGSFTLSKTGDTFIDTKDWGKGIIFVNGINLGRYWNAGPQQTLYLPGCWLKKGVNSILIMDQLNDTIQKSISTVNKPVIDAPVK
- a CDS encoding sialidase family protein yields the protein MLSKKALAITLLLFATFKLVMAQDEFKILKSELVFNNPPFNNCHASTIIETQSGRLLMACFGGSQEGKKDVSIWLTDLGIKNPEPHIVADGMVSDTLRYPAWNPVLFKDPKGKLFLFYKVGPNPREWWGMYKTSNDNGVTWSAAVKLSKGILGPIKNKPVQISKNLILSPSSVEEANGRWKAHLEKSTDDGRTWSIIPLDTAKAFDVIQPSILKYPDHKLQLLMRSKQGAVAQCWSDDDGKTWSKISATSLLNPNSGTDAVTLKSGKQLIVYNPDVPGKDWYNGRGKLRVACSTDGETWKDIAVLENGDKEEYSYPAIIQTKDGLIHITYTYNRKNIKHVVMQEIK
- a CDS encoding VOC family protein, with the protein product MKKVTGIGGVFFKCANPKAMNDWYAKNLGLPTSDYGATFEWVDAEDSSKKGSTTWSTFSHDSNHFAPSEKPFMINYRVENIEALVEDLKKENVTVVDEIAAYDYGKFVHIMDPEGNIIELWEPADE
- a CDS encoding DUF4199 domain-containing protein, coding for MKRIIFICGITAGLISSLWSIYGDHFLGKDVSLNARVWFGYASMVVAFSLIFIGVKNYRDQFGNGSISFGKALQIALLITIIASTVYTVGWMINFYYFLPDFGEKYMAAMRAQLIAKGVSAAELNKQMADMQAYMQQYKNPLYNAMATYAEILPVGITMSLLCALLLKRNAQVSTSNN